The Pseudomonas fluorescens genome includes a window with the following:
- a CDS encoding ATP-binding response regulator, with translation MAKPSDEQQKALAGLLGLGNHSTRKSHYPELAARLDELEQARQHLQQLNDQLEQRVAERTDALLEANHNLQQQIVQRELIEQQLRDARDAAQAANRSKDKYLAAASHDLLQPLNAARLLIATLRERHLPTAEHVLVERTHQALEGAEDLLTDLLDISRLDQAAVKPDLAPYRLDELLGPLVSEFQSVAGAAGLELRVRFGDEAVLTDLRLISRILRNLLSNACRYTTQGGILLAARRRGGRLSIEVWDTGRGIAADCLESIFLEFNQLDVGRAADRKGVGLGLAIVERIAHILGYRVKVRSRPGRGSVFSIEVPLSSEKPLPVSQVPVQAVAGNPLPGRRLLVIDNELSILQSMAALLGQWGCEVLTATDEAGALDVLQGRAPELILADFHLDHGVVGCEVVKHLREHFHQAIPAVIITADRSDQCRRALRKLGAPLLNKPLKPGKLRAVLSQMLG, from the coding sequence ATGGCGAAGCCCTCTGACGAGCAGCAAAAAGCCCTGGCGGGGCTGTTGGGGCTGGGCAATCACTCAACGCGCAAGAGTCACTACCCGGAACTGGCGGCGCGCCTCGATGAACTGGAGCAGGCCCGGCAACACCTGCAACAGCTCAATGATCAACTGGAACAGCGGGTGGCCGAGCGCACCGACGCGTTGCTGGAGGCTAACCACAACCTGCAGCAGCAGATTGTCCAGCGCGAACTGATCGAGCAACAGTTGCGCGATGCCCGGGACGCCGCCCAGGCCGCCAACCGCAGCAAGGACAAATACCTGGCCGCCGCCAGCCATGACCTGTTGCAGCCACTCAACGCGGCCCGCCTGCTGATCGCCACGTTGCGTGAGCGCCATTTACCTACCGCCGAGCATGTGCTGGTGGAACGGACTCATCAGGCGCTCGAAGGGGCCGAAGACCTGCTCACCGACTTGCTGGACATTTCCCGGCTGGACCAGGCCGCCGTCAAGCCCGACCTGGCGCCGTATCGGCTGGATGAGTTGTTGGGGCCGCTGGTTTCCGAGTTTCAATCGGTGGCCGGCGCCGCGGGGTTGGAATTGCGGGTGCGGTTTGGCGATGAAGCCGTGCTGACCGACCTGCGATTGATCAGCCGTATCCTGCGCAACCTGCTGAGCAATGCCTGCCGCTACACCACTCAGGGCGGTATTCTCCTGGCGGCCCGGCGCCGGGGAGGGCGCTTGAGCATCGAGGTCTGGGACACTGGGCGGGGCATCGCTGCCGATTGCCTGGAGTCGATTTTCCTCGAATTCAACCAACTCGATGTCGGCCGGGCGGCGGATCGCAAAGGCGTGGGCCTGGGGTTGGCGATTGTCGAACGTATCGCCCACATCCTCGGTTACCGGGTCAAGGTGCGTTCTCGGCCGGGACGGGGCTCGGTGTTCAGTATCGAGGTGCCGCTGTCCAGCGAAAAACCCCTGCCAGTGTCCCAGGTTCCGGTACAGGCGGTCGCGGGCAACCCGCTACCGGGACGCCGTTTGTTGGTGATCGACAATGAGTTGAGCATCTTGCAAAGCATGGCGGCGTTGTTGGGGCAGTGGGGCTGCGAAGTCTTGACCGCCACCGACGAAGCGGGCGCCCTGGATGTGCTGCAAGGCCGTGCGCCGGAGCTGATCCTGGCGGATTTCCACCTGGATCACGGGGTCGTGGGCTGTGAAGTGGTCAAGCATCTGCGCGAGCATTTCCACCAGGCGATCCCTGCGGTGATCATCACCGCCGACCGCAGCGACCAGTGCCGCCGCGCCTTGCGCAAACTGGGTGCGCCGCTGCTCAACAAACCGCTCAAGCCTGGCAAGTTGCGGGCGGTGTTGAGTCAGATGCTCGGGTAG
- the ercA gene encoding alcohol dehydrogenase-like regulatory protein ErcA gives MSLSPLRKFVSPEIMFGAGCRHNVGNYAKTFGARKVLIVTDPGVIAAGWVADVEASLQAQGIDYCVYSAVSPNPRVEEVMLGADLYRENHCDVIVAVGGGSPMDCGKGIGIVVAHGRNILEFEGVDTLHVPSPPLILIPTTAGTSADVSQFVIISNQQERMKFSIVSKAAVPDVSLIDPETTLSMDPFLSACTGIDALVHAIEAFVSTGHGPLTDPHALEAMRLINSNLVQMIANPADIALREKIMLGSMQAGLAFSNAILGAVHAMSHSLGGFLDLPHGLCNAVLVEHVVAFNYNSAPERFKVIAETLGIDCRGLNHRQIRTRLVEHLIALKHTIGFHETLGLHGVSTSDIPFLSQHAMHDPCILTNPRESSQRDVEVVYGEAL, from the coding sequence ATGAGCCTCAGCCCGCTGCGCAAGTTCGTTTCCCCTGAAATCATGTTCGGTGCCGGTTGTCGGCACAATGTCGGCAATTACGCCAAGACTTTCGGTGCACGCAAGGTGCTGATCGTCACCGATCCCGGGGTCATCGCCGCCGGTTGGGTGGCTGACGTCGAAGCCAGTCTCCAGGCCCAAGGCATCGACTACTGCGTCTACAGCGCAGTCTCGCCCAATCCGCGGGTCGAGGAAGTGATGCTCGGTGCCGACCTTTACCGGGAAAACCATTGCGATGTCATCGTCGCGGTGGGCGGTGGCAGCCCGATGGATTGCGGCAAAGGCATCGGCATTGTCGTTGCCCACGGTCGCAACATCCTCGAGTTCGAAGGCGTCGACACCCTGCACGTGCCCAGCCCGCCACTGATCCTGATCCCCACCACGGCGGGGACGTCGGCGGACGTGTCGCAGTTCGTGATCATCTCCAACCAGCAAGAACGCATGAAATTCTCCATCGTCAGCAAGGCGGCGGTGCCGGACGTGTCGCTGATCGACCCGGAAACCACCCTGAGCATGGACCCGTTCCTGTCCGCCTGTACCGGCATCGACGCGCTGGTGCATGCCATCGAGGCGTTCGTGTCCACCGGCCATGGGCCGTTGACCGACCCCCATGCCCTAGAGGCGATGCGCCTGATCAACAGCAACCTGGTGCAGATGATCGCCAACCCGGCGGACATCGCCCTGCGGGAAAAAATCATGCTGGGCAGCATGCAGGCCGGGCTGGCGTTTTCCAACGCAATCCTCGGCGCGGTGCACGCGATGTCCCACAGCCTGGGCGGTTTCCTCGATTTGCCCCATGGTTTGTGCAACGCGGTACTGGTGGAGCACGTGGTGGCGTTCAACTACAACTCGGCGCCGGAGCGTTTCAAGGTGATTGCCGAGACGCTGGGCATCGACTGCCGAGGGCTCAACCACCGGCAGATCCGCACTCGGCTGGTGGAGCACCTGATTGCCCTCAAGCACACTATCGGCTTCCACGAGACGCTGGGCCTGCATGGCGTGAGCACCTCGGACATTCCGTTCCTGTCGCAGCATGCGATGCACGACCCGTGCATCCTCACCAACCCTCGGGAGTCGAGCCAGCGGGATGTCGAGGTCGTCTATGGCGAAGCCCTCTGA
- the pqqA gene encoding pyrroloquinoline quinone precursor peptide PqqA → MWTKPAFTDLRIGFEVTMYFANR, encoded by the coding sequence ATGTGGACTAAACCCGCGTTTACCGACCTGCGTATTGGCTTCGAAGTGACGATGTACTTCGCCAACCGATGA
- the exaC gene encoding acetaldehyde dehydrogenase ExaC, translating into MIYAQPGTPGAVVSFKPRYGNFIGGEFVAPVNGEYFTNTSPVNGEVIAEFPRSSAADIDKALDAAHAAADAWGKTSVQDRSLVLLKIADRIEQNLEILAVSETWDNGKAVRETLNADVPLAADHFRYFAGCIRAQEGGAAEINELTTAYHFHEPLGVVGQIIPWNFPLLMAAWKLAPALAAGNCIVLKPAEQTPLSIMVFIELVADLLPPGVLNIVHGFGREAGEALATSKRIAKIAFTGSTPIGSHIMKCAAENIIPSTVELGGKSPNIFFEDIMQAEPAFIEKAAEGLVLAFFNQGEVCTCPSRALVQESIYAPFMAEVMKKIAKIKRGNPLDTETMVGAQASEQQFDKILSYLEIAQQEGAELLTGGAAERLEGDLSSGYYIQPTLLKGHNKMRVFQEEIFGPVVGVTTFKDEAEALAIANDTEFGLGAGLWTRDINRAYRMGRAIKAGRVWTNCYHLYPAHAAFGGYKKSGVGRETHKMMLDHYQQTKNLLVSYDINPLGFF; encoded by the coding sequence ATGATCTACGCACAACCCGGAACTCCAGGCGCCGTCGTTTCCTTCAAGCCGCGCTATGGCAACTTCATCGGCGGCGAATTCGTCGCGCCGGTCAACGGCGAATACTTCACGAACACGTCCCCGGTCAATGGCGAAGTCATTGCCGAATTCCCACGTTCCAGCGCCGCCGACATCGACAAGGCCCTGGATGCCGCCCATGCCGCCGCCGATGCCTGGGGCAAGACCTCGGTGCAGGACCGTTCCCTGGTGCTGTTGAAAATCGCCGACCGTATCGAGCAGAACCTGGAAATCCTCGCTGTCAGCGAGACCTGGGACAACGGCAAGGCCGTACGCGAAACCCTCAATGCCGACGTGCCGCTGGCGGCCGACCATTTCCGTTATTTCGCCGGCTGCATCCGCGCCCAAGAGGGTGGGGCGGCCGAGATCAACGAATTGACCACGGCCTATCATTTCCACGAGCCGCTGGGCGTGGTCGGGCAGATTATCCCGTGGAACTTCCCGCTGCTGATGGCCGCCTGGAAACTCGCCCCGGCCCTGGCTGCCGGTAACTGCATCGTGCTCAAGCCGGCTGAACAGACGCCGCTATCGATCATGGTCTTCATCGAGCTGGTCGCCGACCTGCTGCCGCCCGGCGTGCTGAACATCGTCCATGGTTTCGGTCGCGAGGCCGGCGAAGCCCTGGCCACCAGCAAGCGCATCGCCAAGATCGCCTTCACCGGTTCCACCCCGATCGGCTCGCACATCATGAAATGCGCCGCCGAGAACATCATCCCGTCCACCGTGGAACTGGGCGGCAAGTCACCGAACATCTTCTTCGAAGACATCATGCAGGCCGAGCCGGCCTTCATCGAGAAAGCCGCCGAAGGCCTGGTGCTGGCGTTCTTCAACCAGGGCGAAGTCTGCACCTGCCCATCCCGGGCCCTGGTGCAAGAGTCGATCTACGCGCCGTTCATGGCCGAGGTGATGAAAAAGATCGCCAAGATCAAGCGTGGCAACCCGCTGGACACCGAGACCATGGTCGGCGCCCAGGCGTCCGAGCAGCAATTCGACAAGATCCTGTCGTACCTTGAAATTGCCCAGCAAGAGGGCGCCGAGCTGCTCACTGGCGGTGCTGCCGAGCGACTCGAGGGGGATTTGTCGAGCGGCTATTACATCCAGCCGACCCTGCTCAAGGGCCACAACAAAATGCGTGTGTTCCAGGAAGAGATCTTCGGCCCGGTAGTGGGCGTGACCACCTTCAAGGACGAAGCCGAAGCCCTGGCGATCGCCAACGACACCGAGTTCGGCCTCGGCGCCGGCCTGTGGACCCGCGACATCAATCGCGCCTACCGCATGGGCCGGGCGATCAAGGCCGGTCGCGTCTGGACCAACTGCTACCACCTGTACCCGGCGCACGCCGCGTTCGGTGGCTACAAGAAGTCCGGTGTCGGCCGTGAAACCCATAAGATGATGCTCGATCACTACCAGCAGACCAAGAACCTGCTGGTGAGCTACGACATCAATCCGTTGGGGTTCTTCTAA
- a CDS encoding PQQ-dependent methanol/ethanol family dehydrogenase: protein MSQPARRQPFAVSLLLSAMLLSGSALAAVTDQEILQDPKNPEQIVTNGLGVQGQRYSPLDTLNTDNVKDLRPVWAFSFGGEKQRGQQAQPMIKDGVMYLTGSYSRVFAVDARTGKKLWQYDARLPDDIRPCCDVINRGVALYGDLVFFGTLDAKLVALNKDTGKVVWSKKVADHKEGYSISAAPLIVNGKLITGVAGGEFGVVGQISAYDPKNGELLWTRPTVEGHMGYVYKDGKAVENGISGGEAGKTWPGDLWKTGGAAPWLGGYYDPETNLLLFGTGNPAPWNSHLRPGDNLYSSSRLALNPDDGTIKWHFQSTPHDGWDYDGVNELISFNYKEGGKDIKAAATADRNGFFYVLDRTNGKFIRGFPFVDKITWATGLDKDGRPIYNEASRPGAPGSEAKGSSVFVAPAFLGAKNWMPMAYNQDTGLFYVPSNEWGMDIWNEGIAYKKGAAFLGAGFTIKPLNEDYIGVLRAIDPKTGKEVWRHKNYAPLWGGVLTTKGNLVFTGTPEGFLQAFNAKTGEKVWEFQTGSGVLGSPITWEMDGEQYVSVVSGWGGAVPLWGGEVAKRVKDFNQGGMLWTFKLPKALVAKR from the coding sequence ATGAGTCAACCCGCACGTCGCCAACCGTTCGCCGTGAGCCTGCTGCTCAGTGCCATGCTGCTGTCCGGTTCGGCCCTTGCAGCCGTGACCGATCAGGAAATTCTCCAGGATCCGAAGAACCCCGAGCAGATCGTGACCAACGGCCTGGGTGTCCAGGGCCAGCGCTATAGCCCGCTCGATACCCTCAACACTGACAACGTCAAGGACCTGCGGCCGGTCTGGGCGTTTTCCTTCGGGGGCGAAAAGCAGCGCGGTCAGCAAGCCCAGCCGATGATCAAGGACGGGGTGATGTACCTCACCGGTTCTTATTCACGGGTGTTCGCGGTGGATGCGCGCACCGGCAAGAAACTGTGGCAATACGATGCGCGCCTGCCCGATGACATCCGCCCTTGCTGCGACGTGATCAACCGTGGCGTGGCGCTGTACGGCGACCTGGTGTTCTTCGGCACCCTCGACGCCAAGTTGGTGGCCTTGAACAAGGACACCGGCAAAGTGGTGTGGAGCAAGAAGGTTGCCGACCACAAGGAAGGCTACTCCATCAGCGCCGCGCCGTTGATCGTCAATGGCAAGCTGATCACCGGCGTGGCCGGTGGCGAGTTCGGTGTGGTGGGCCAGATCAGTGCCTATGATCCGAAGAACGGTGAGCTGTTGTGGACCCGCCCCACCGTGGAAGGCCACATGGGCTACGTCTACAAGGACGGCAAGGCCGTCGAGAATGGCATTTCCGGCGGCGAGGCGGGCAAGACCTGGCCGGGCGATCTCTGGAAAACCGGCGGTGCCGCACCTTGGCTGGGCGGCTACTACGACCCGGAAACCAACCTGCTGCTGTTTGGCACCGGTAACCCGGCGCCGTGGAACTCCCACCTGCGGCCTGGCGACAACCTCTATTCGTCGTCGCGCCTGGCCCTGAACCCGGACGACGGCACCATCAAATGGCACTTCCAGAGCACGCCTCATGACGGTTGGGATTATGACGGTGTCAACGAGCTGATCTCGTTCAACTACAAGGAAGGTGGCAAGGACATCAAGGCGGCAGCGACCGCCGACCGTAACGGCTTCTTCTACGTGCTCGATCGCACCAACGGCAAGTTCATCCGCGGCTTCCCGTTTGTCGACAAGATCACCTGGGCCACTGGCCTGGACAAGGATGGACGGCCGATCTACAACGAGGCCAGCCGTCCGGGCGCGCCGGGCAGCGAAGCCAAGGGCAGTTCGGTGTTCGTCGCACCGGCCTTCCTCGGCGCGAAAAACTGGATGCCGATGGCCTACAACCAGGACACCGGGTTGTTCTACGTGCCGTCCAACGAATGGGGCATGGACATCTGGAACGAAGGCATCGCCTACAAGAAAGGCGCGGCGTTCCTCGGCGCCGGTTTCACCATCAAGCCGCTGAACGAGGATTATATCGGCGTGCTGCGGGCCATCGACCCCAAGACTGGCAAGGAAGTCTGGCGCCACAAGAACTACGCGCCGCTGTGGGGTGGGGTGCTGACCACCAAGGGCAACCTGGTGTTCACCGGCACGCCTGAAGGGTTCCTGCAGGCGTTCAACGCCAAGACCGGGGAAAAGGTCTGGGAATTCCAGACCGGCTCCGGCGTGCTCGGTTCGCCCATCACCTGGGAAATGGACGGCGAGCAATACGTCTCCGTGGTCTCCGGCTGGGGCGGCGCGGTGCCGCTGTGGGGGGGCGAGGTGGCCAAGCGCGTGAAGGACTTCAACCAGGGCGGGATGCTCTGGACCTTCAAGTTGCCGAAAGCGTTGGTGGCCAAACGCTGA